A part of Gramella sp. MAR_2010_147 genomic DNA contains:
- the rpsB gene encoding 30S ribosomal protein S2, producing MANKVEVKELLDAGVHFGHLTRRWNPNMAPYIYMERNGIHIINLYKSAAKMQEAGDALAKIAASGRKILFVATKKQAKEIVAEQAEKANMPYITERWPGGMLTNFVTIRKAVKKMASIDRMKKDGTFNSLSKKERLQVDRLRAKLEKNLGSISDMSRLPAALFVVDTTREHIAIKEAHKLNIPIFAMVDTNSDPREVDYLIPSNDDASKSISKVVSYVADSIVEGLSERKSEKTTKKKDEKASKEEKSEKSDKAPKEKKEKKAEVPSKDAEDKKAMKEAKKDVKLESKSETLDKAKTSNEEE from the coding sequence ATGGCAAACAAAGTAGAAGTAAAAGAATTACTTGATGCTGGTGTTCATTTTGGACACTTAACCAGACGTTGGAACCCAAACATGGCCCCATATATCTATATGGAGCGTAACGGAATCCACATCATCAACTTATATAAAAGTGCTGCTAAAATGCAGGAGGCAGGTGATGCCCTTGCAAAGATCGCAGCAAGCGGAAGAAAGATCCTTTTCGTAGCTACAAAGAAACAAGCGAAAGAGATCGTTGCTGAACAGGCTGAAAAGGCGAATATGCCTTATATCACCGAGCGTTGGCCTGGTGGTATGCTTACTAACTTCGTGACTATTCGTAAAGCTGTTAAGAAAATGGCTTCTATTGATAGAATGAAGAAAGACGGAACTTTTAACTCTCTTTCTAAGAAAGAGCGTTTGCAGGTAGATCGTCTTAGAGCTAAGCTAGAAAAGAACTTAGGTTCTATCTCAGACATGTCAAGACTTCCAGCTGCGCTTTTCGTTGTAGATACTACACGTGAGCACATCGCGATTAAAGAAGCACACAAACTAAACATTCCAATTTTTGCGATGGTAGATACCAACTCAGATCCACGTGAGGTTGATTATCTAATTCCATCTAACGACGATGCTTCTAAATCTATTAGCAAAGTTGTTTCTTACGTTGCAGATTCTATCGTAGAAGGTCTTTCTGAAAGAAAGTCTGAAAAGACTACCAAGAAGAAAGATGAAAAGGCTTCAAAAGAAGAAAAGTCAGAGAAATCAGATAAAGCTCCAAAAGAAAAAAAGGAGAAAAAAGCTGAAGTTCCTTCTAAAGATGCCGAAGATAAAAAGGCAATGAAAGAAGCTAAGAAAGATGTGAAACTTGAATCTAAAAGTGAAACTTTAGACAAGGCCAAAACATCTAACGAAGAAGAATAA
- a CDS encoding DUF5916 domain-containing protein — MNFIKAVFFLSLFCLSIFQLHAQSSSNSKPKLDVSFAKRSYTTKSVKNLAQIKIDGIIEDSAWDAVEWTSDYIEWEPDNSTAPSQQTKMKIVYDDKNLYVAFRCYESDPENIVQRMGRRDDFPGDWVEINIDSYNDDRTAFSFTTSVSGVKGDEFVSNNGNFDSSWNPIWYVKTNIDNEGWTAELRIPLSQLRFSSAKDQVWGIQSTRRYFSKEERSTWQPIPANPAGWVSSFGELRGLKDLEPQKQLEIQPYSVTKYRTYEEEVGNPYRDGKDGELTAGLDAKIGITNDLTLDLTINPDFGQVDADPGAVALDGFEIFFQERRPFFVENKNVFDYSFTNSQDNLFFSRRIGRSPQGRAVGPGVVYADTPNNTTILGAAKFSGKTEDGWTIGVLESVTAKEYADVTNENGEESEILVEPLTNYFVGRVQKDFNDRNSYIGTMFTATHRNIEDDLTFLHTQAFSGGLDFKHNWKERTYYLEGNAVMSHVKGSKEAILNTQNSIVHLFQRVDADHVEIDPDRTSLTGTGGRLEFGKGGGGKWRYNAGGKWISPELETNDIGFLRQADDIRQYIGVRRLFNESTNWYRRASIGVEQSSAFDFEGNYNRMQYEIGAFVNYKNNWWSEGGAAHKPRIFVNSFLRGGPRWRFNEENFWYLFSGTDQRKKLSFRLGYVHSQAKQDAFSLRRYVVGTKYQPLNSLNLSLDFEYEQNPSKTQYIAERSFGNSARYILGEIDQETLSATLRVNYSINPNLSIQYYGQPFIFKADYSDLNYVVDPTAKDLNKRVSWYDNDQISFEEDIYLIDEDRDDVTDYTVNNPDFAFVQFRSNLVARWEYIPGSEIFFVWSQGVTGLGDVNNKFSAIVDNQLLRQRPQNTFLIKATYRFIL, encoded by the coding sequence ATGAATTTCATCAAAGCGGTATTTTTCCTGTCTCTATTTTGCTTATCAATTTTTCAACTCCACGCCCAATCTTCTTCAAATTCAAAGCCAAAACTTGATGTGAGTTTTGCTAAAAGGTCATATACCACAAAGTCCGTAAAGAATCTGGCTCAAATCAAAATTGATGGTATCATAGAGGATTCTGCCTGGGATGCGGTAGAATGGACTTCAGATTATATTGAGTGGGAGCCAGATAACAGTACAGCTCCAAGTCAGCAAACTAAAATGAAGATCGTTTATGATGACAAAAATCTATATGTTGCTTTCAGGTGTTATGAATCTGATCCTGAAAATATTGTTCAGCGAATGGGGAGACGGGATGATTTTCCCGGCGATTGGGTTGAGATCAATATAGATAGTTATAACGACGACAGAACAGCATTTTCATTTACAACTTCGGTAAGTGGGGTAAAAGGGGATGAGTTTGTCTCAAATAACGGAAACTTTGACTCGAGTTGGAACCCTATCTGGTATGTGAAAACGAATATTGATAATGAAGGTTGGACTGCCGAACTTAGAATACCTCTTAGTCAGCTTCGTTTTAGCAGTGCAAAAGACCAGGTTTGGGGAATCCAGTCTACTCGAAGATATTTTAGTAAGGAAGAACGATCTACCTGGCAACCTATTCCGGCAAATCCTGCCGGTTGGGTAAGTTCCTTTGGAGAACTTAGAGGCTTAAAAGATTTAGAACCTCAAAAACAACTGGAAATTCAGCCCTATTCCGTAACGAAATATAGAACCTATGAAGAGGAAGTGGGTAATCCATATAGAGATGGCAAAGACGGCGAACTCACTGCAGGTCTTGATGCGAAAATAGGGATCACTAACGATCTTACCCTGGACCTTACGATCAATCCCGATTTTGGACAGGTAGATGCCGATCCAGGAGCCGTGGCGCTTGATGGATTCGAGATATTCTTTCAAGAACGGCGGCCATTTTTTGTTGAAAATAAGAATGTATTCGATTATAGTTTTACCAATTCTCAGGACAACCTTTTCTTCTCAAGAAGAATTGGACGCTCACCACAGGGTAGAGCAGTGGGGCCAGGTGTGGTGTATGCCGATACACCTAATAACACCACAATACTTGGAGCAGCAAAATTCAGCGGAAAAACCGAAGATGGATGGACAATTGGTGTTTTGGAATCTGTTACTGCAAAAGAATACGCTGATGTGACGAATGAAAATGGAGAAGAAAGCGAAATTCTTGTAGAACCACTGACAAATTATTTTGTAGGTAGGGTTCAGAAAGATTTTAATGACAGGAATAGTTATATAGGCACAATGTTCACGGCTACACACCGAAACATTGAAGATGATCTAACATTTCTTCATACCCAGGCATTTTCCGGGGGGCTCGATTTTAAACATAACTGGAAAGAAAGAACATATTATCTGGAAGGGAACGCTGTAATGAGTCATGTAAAAGGAAGTAAAGAAGCCATTCTCAACACACAAAATTCTATCGTTCATCTTTTTCAGAGAGTAGATGCAGATCATGTTGAAATAGATCCGGATAGAACATCTCTTACAGGAACCGGTGGCCGACTTGAATTTGGAAAAGGTGGTGGAGGTAAATGGCGTTATAATGCGGGAGGTAAATGGATTTCGCCAGAATTGGAAACCAACGATATTGGCTTTTTACGGCAGGCAGATGATATACGTCAATATATAGGAGTGAGAAGGCTGTTTAATGAGTCTACTAACTGGTATAGAAGGGCAAGTATAGGTGTTGAGCAGTCCAGTGCTTTCGATTTTGAAGGAAACTATAACAGGATGCAGTATGAAATAGGAGCTTTTGTCAACTATAAGAACAACTGGTGGAGTGAAGGAGGGGCTGCACATAAACCCAGGATCTTTGTTAATTCGTTTTTAAGGGGAGGTCCCAGATGGAGATTTAATGAAGAAAATTTCTGGTATCTTTTCTCCGGAACCGATCAGAGAAAAAAGCTAAGTTTTAGGCTGGGTTATGTTCATTCCCAGGCAAAACAAGATGCTTTTAGTCTAAGAAGGTATGTGGTGGGAACAAAATACCAGCCATTAAATTCCTTAAATCTTTCCTTAGATTTTGAATATGAGCAGAATCCCAGTAAAACGCAATATATAGCTGAAAGATCATTTGGCAATTCTGCCCGTTATATATTAGGAGAGATAGATCAGGAAACTTTAAGCGCAACCCTGCGGGTAAATTACAGTATTAACCCCAATCTCTCGATCCAATATTATGGACAACCGTTTATATTCAAAGCAGATTATTCAGATTTAAATTATGTAGTAGATCCTACAGCGAAAGATTTGAATAAAAGAGTTTCATGGTACGATAATGATCAGATTTCTTTTGAAGAAGATATTTATTTAATTGATGAAGATAGGGATGATGTGACAGATTATACCGTGAATAATCCAGATTTCGCCTTTGTACAATTTCGGTCTAATCTTGTAGCTCGCTGGGAATATATTCCAGGATCTGAAATTTTCTTCGTATGGTCCCAGGGAGTCACCGGACTGGGAGATGTGAATAATAAATTTAGTGCGATCGTAGATAATCAGCTATTAAGGCAAAGGCCCCAGAATACCTTCTTAATAAAAGCGACCTATAGATTTATATTGTAA
- the tsf gene encoding translation elongation factor Ts encodes MAKITAAEVNKLRKATGAGMMDCKKALVEAEGDFDGAIELLRKKGQKVAAKRADRDSSEGAAIAQVNGENTKGVIISLNCETDFVAKNDDFIKMANDFADIALNYSSKEEFLKADYKGISVEDKLTEQTGVIGEKIEIGAFKTLEAPFVGSYIHAGNKIAVLTGLSKNVDGAEEAAKNVSMQAAAMNPVALDESGVDQATIDKEIEIAKDTLREEGKPENMLDKIAQGKLQRFFKDNTLVHQAYIKDNKQSVAQYVKSVDSDLEVVGFERVALG; translated from the coding sequence ATGGCTAAGATAACCGCCGCTGAAGTAAATAAATTAAGAAAAGCTACTGGTGCAGGAATGATGGACTGCAAGAAGGCATTAGTAGAAGCTGAAGGTGATTTTGACGGAGCAATTGAATTGCTACGTAAAAAAGGTCAGAAAGTTGCAGCAAAGAGAGCCGACAGAGATTCTTCTGAAGGAGCTGCAATTGCACAGGTAAACGGTGAAAACACAAAAGGTGTGATCATCTCTTTGAACTGTGAGACAGACTTTGTTGCTAAGAATGATGATTTCATCAAAATGGCAAACGACTTCGCTGATATCGCTCTTAATTATTCTTCAAAAGAAGAGTTTCTTAAGGCAGACTACAAAGGAATTTCTGTTGAAGACAAATTAACAGAACAAACCGGAGTTATTGGTGAAAAGATCGAGATTGGTGCATTCAAAACTCTGGAAGCTCCATTCGTAGGATCTTATATCCACGCTGGTAATAAAATTGCTGTTCTTACAGGTCTTTCTAAAAATGTTGATGGAGCTGAAGAAGCTGCGAAAAACGTTTCTATGCAGGCTGCTGCTATGAACCCGGTTGCACTGGATGAAAGTGGTGTTGACCAGGCTACTATCGACAAAGAGATCGAGATTGCAAAAGATACTTTAAGAGAAGAAGGAAAGCCAGAAAATATGCTGGACAAGATCGCTCAGGGAAAACTTCAGCGTTTCTTTAAAGACAACACTTTGGTACACCAGGCGTATATCAAGGACAACAAACAAAGCGTTGCCCAGTACGTTAAGTCTGTAGACAGTGACCTTGAAGTTGTAGGTTTTGAAAGAGTAGCTTTAGGATAA
- a CDS encoding DUF3050 domain-containing protein → MIKEINASLAPLTNQLINHSLYKKINTPKELQIFMEHHIFAVWDFMSLLTSLQEILTKTTNPWLPVGDPETRYLINEIVLAEETDVNIHGKRQSHFEMYLDAMNAAGANKKKIEDLLMQVSHGTDIFLVIATSELPISIKQFLKHTFEVVYSREPHKIASAFTFGREGLIPDMFSAIIEKVQKNFPEDDLSLFKYYFDRHIELDGDEHGPMAFKMVADLCGNEDIKWDEVKQTAERSLTSRIELWDGIESEIEAKTKLENA, encoded by the coding sequence ATGATCAAAGAGATAAACGCAAGTTTAGCACCTCTAACCAACCAGTTAATAAATCATTCTTTATATAAAAAAATAAACACTCCAAAAGAACTTCAAATCTTTATGGAGCATCATATTTTTGCAGTTTGGGATTTTATGTCCTTACTAACCTCCTTACAGGAAATACTCACCAAAACTACAAATCCCTGGTTACCTGTAGGAGATCCTGAAACCCGGTATTTAATTAATGAAATTGTTCTGGCTGAGGAGACCGATGTCAATATTCACGGCAAAAGACAAAGTCATTTTGAAATGTATCTGGATGCTATGAATGCCGCAGGAGCCAATAAAAAGAAAATTGAGGATCTATTAATGCAGGTCTCCCATGGCACCGATATTTTTTTGGTAATTGCCACCAGCGAACTACCTATTAGTATCAAACAATTTCTAAAACATACCTTTGAAGTTGTTTACAGCAGAGAGCCTCATAAAATTGCTTCAGCATTCACATTTGGACGCGAAGGACTTATTCCTGATATGTTCTCGGCGATCATAGAAAAAGTTCAAAAGAACTTTCCTGAGGATGATCTTAGCCTGTTCAAGTATTATTTTGACCGACATATTGAATTAGACGGAGATGAACATGGGCCTATGGCTTTTAAAATGGTAGCAGATCTTTGCGGAAATGAGGATATAAAATGGGATGAAGTGAAGCAAACTGCTGAAAGATCACTTACAAGCCGTATTGAACTCTGGGATGGTATTGAATCTGAAATTGAAGCAAAAACGAAGCTGGAAAATGCATAG
- a CDS encoding acyl-CoA dehydrogenase family protein produces MKPDQFQAPDYYNIDDLLTDEHRMVRDATREWVKREVSPIIEEAAQEAKFPKQLINGLAEIGAFGPYIPEEYGGAGLDQISYGLIMQEIERGDSGIRSTASVQSSLVMYPIFKYGTEEQKKKFLPKLASGEMIGCFGLTEPDHGSNPGGMTTNFKDKGDHYLLNGAKMWISNSPFADIAIVWAKNEEGRIHGLIVERAMEGFTTPETHNKWSLRASATGELIFDNVKVPKENLMPNKSGLGAPLGCLDSARYGIAWGAIGAAMDCYDTALRYAKEREQFGLPIASKQLQQKKLAEMITEITKAQLMAWRLGTLRNEGKATSAQISMAKRNNVEMAIKIAREARQVLGGMGISGEYSIMRHMMNLESVITYEGTHDIHLLITGMDITGHPAF; encoded by the coding sequence ATGAAACCAGACCAATTTCAGGCACCTGATTATTATAATATTGACGACCTCTTAACCGATGAACATAGAATGGTTCGCGACGCTACCAGAGAATGGGTAAAACGTGAGGTTTCCCCTATCATCGAAGAAGCGGCGCAAGAAGCAAAATTTCCTAAACAACTAATCAACGGCCTAGCCGAAATTGGTGCTTTTGGACCCTATATTCCTGAAGAATATGGTGGGGCCGGATTAGACCAGATCTCTTACGGATTGATCATGCAGGAAATTGAACGTGGTGACAGTGGAATTCGTTCTACTGCCTCGGTTCAATCCTCCCTGGTAATGTATCCTATTTTTAAATATGGAACTGAAGAGCAAAAGAAGAAGTTTTTACCAAAATTAGCTTCCGGTGAAATGATTGGTTGCTTCGGGTTAACTGAACCAGATCACGGCTCTAATCCCGGTGGAATGACCACTAATTTTAAAGATAAAGGAGATCATTACCTTTTAAATGGTGCTAAAATGTGGATCTCGAATTCACCTTTTGCCGATATCGCAATCGTTTGGGCTAAAAACGAGGAAGGACGAATTCATGGATTGATCGTTGAACGCGCAATGGAAGGTTTTACCACTCCCGAAACCCATAATAAATGGTCATTGCGTGCAAGTGCCACCGGAGAGCTGATCTTTGACAATGTGAAAGTTCCAAAAGAAAACCTCATGCCGAATAAATCTGGATTAGGAGCGCCACTTGGTTGTCTCGACTCTGCTCGTTACGGTATCGCCTGGGGCGCTATTGGAGCGGCTATGGACTGTTATGATACAGCTTTGAGATACGCCAAGGAAAGAGAACAATTTGGGTTGCCAATTGCTTCAAAACAGCTTCAGCAAAAGAAACTGGCCGAGATGATCACAGAAATCACAAAAGCCCAGCTAATGGCTTGGCGATTAGGGACTCTAAGAAATGAAGGCAAGGCAACTTCAGCGCAGATCTCCATGGCCAAGAGGAACAATGTAGAAATGGCGATCAAAATTGCCAGGGAAGCTAGACAGGTTCTTGGTGGCATGGGAATTAGTGGTGAATACAGCATCATGAGACATATGATGAACCTTGAGAGTGTGATCACTTACGAAGGTACGCACGACATTCATCTATTGATCACAGGAATGGATATTACAGGACACCCAGCATTTTAA
- the rplM gene encoding 50S ribosomal protein L13: MDTLSYKTVSANKATRTKEWVVVDAEGQNLGRLASRVAYLLRGKHKPNFTPHVDCGDNVIVLNAQGINLTGKKWDAKEYIRHTGFPGGQKSLTAAELFEKSPERLVEKAIKGMLPKNKLGADLFRNLKVYVGSEHDHEAQKPKTINLNDVK, translated from the coding sequence GTGGACACATTAAGTTACAAAACAGTATCGGCTAACAAAGCCACCAGAACCAAAGAATGGGTTGTGGTAGATGCTGAAGGACAAAATTTAGGTCGTCTTGCTTCAAGAGTAGCATACCTACTTAGAGGAAAGCACAAGCCTAACTTCACCCCACATGTTGATTGCGGAGACAATGTTATTGTATTGAATGCGCAGGGAATCAACTTGACAGGAAAAAAATGGGACGCGAAAGAATACATCCGTCACACAGGTTTTCCAGGTGGACAAAAAAGTCTAACAGCTGCCGAATTATTCGAAAAAAGTCCGGAGAGACTTGTCGAAAAGGCAATTAAAGGAATGCTTCCTAAGAACAAACTTGGAGCAGACCTATTCAGAAATTTAAAGGTTTATGTAGGATCTGAACATGATCACGAAGCTCAAAAACCTAAAACTATTAACTTAAACGACGTTAAGTAA
- the rpsI gene encoding 30S ribosomal protein S9 has product MEVIHKIGRRKTAVARVYVSEGKGNITVNKKDLNDYFTTGTLQYKVNQPMMLTENEGNFDVKINVYGGGITGQAEAIRLALSRAMVALDEENHGALKPEGLLTRDPRMVERKKFGQKKARKKFQFSKR; this is encoded by the coding sequence ATGGAGGTAATTCACAAAATTGGCCGTAGAAAAACAGCTGTGGCCCGTGTATATGTTTCAGAAGGAAAAGGAAACATTACCGTAAACAAGAAAGACCTTAATGATTACTTCACAACTGGAACACTTCAATATAAAGTGAACCAGCCAATGATGCTTACCGAGAACGAAGGAAACTTCGACGTTAAAATTAACGTATACGGTGGCGGTATCACTGGACAGGCTGAAGCGATCCGTTTGGCGCTTTCCAGAGCTATGGTAGCACTAGACGAAGAAAACCATGGCGCTCTTAAGCCAGAAGGTCTTCTTACAAGAGATCCACGTATGGTAGAACGTAAGAAATTCGGTCAGAAGAAAGCCCGTAAGAAATTCCAGTTCTCTAAACGTTAA
- a CDS encoding DUF5004 domain-containing protein, protein MNNLFKIKTLAGLCLLSLILVSCSKDEMSSESQLKVSNATAVSMNDMIGNWDLSGMIADTAVNLNEDEIYSRNLLDETQCFNTMNITFDEDGTFVTNNAQMTFESGTSSDQFSCLTDRLDSGDWEVRNDSLILTLVINSATYTHKKLINLETNKFSFDVTKIESNQYVDDPGNTQASPIRILELEYTKS, encoded by the coding sequence ATGAATAACCTATTTAAAATTAAAACTTTAGCTGGCCTTTGCCTGCTGAGTCTTATATTGGTGAGCTGTAGCAAAGATGAAATGTCTTCAGAATCTCAGTTAAAGGTAAGTAATGCCACTGCAGTATCCATGAATGATATGATTGGAAACTGGGACCTCTCCGGGATGATCGCAGATACCGCTGTCAATCTAAATGAAGATGAAATTTACAGCCGAAACTTATTGGATGAAACCCAATGTTTTAACACAATGAATATAACATTTGATGAAGATGGAACGTTTGTAACTAATAATGCCCAAATGACTTTTGAATCTGGAACGTCAAGTGATCAGTTCTCATGTTTGACAGATAGATTGGATAGCGGGGATTGGGAAGTAAGAAATGACAGTTTGATTTTAACATTAGTGATCAATTCTGCTACATATACCCATAAGAAGCTTATTAATTTAGAAACTAATAAATTTTCTTTTGATGTGACAAAGATAGAATCTAATCAATATGTGGATGATCCTGGAAATACACAGGCTTCCCCTATAAGAATTTTAGAATTAGAGTATACTAAATCTTAG
- a CDS encoding methyltransferase, which translates to MSNQPFKFKQFSIDQDQCAMKIGTDGVLLGAWSSLDHNPESILDIGTGTGLIALMLAQRSQAKLIDALEIEENAYEQSVENFEKSDWGDRLFCYHAGFDEFVEEMQEEDKYDLIISNPPFYSEDYKSGNENRDKARFADALPLTELIEGASLLLSENGHFDIIIPFSEESNGLNIGKNHGLFPSKITRVKGTESAPIKRSLISFSFDETEPKIKELVLEISRHHYTEEFKELVKDFYLKL; encoded by the coding sequence ATGTCAAACCAACCTTTCAAATTCAAACAATTCAGCATAGATCAGGATCAATGTGCCATGAAAATTGGTACAGATGGAGTACTTCTTGGTGCATGGTCTTCTCTGGACCACAATCCTGAAAGTATCCTCGATATCGGCACTGGCACAGGCCTAATTGCCTTAATGTTAGCTCAAAGGTCTCAAGCCAAATTAATAGACGCTTTAGAGATCGAAGAAAACGCCTATGAGCAGTCGGTAGAAAATTTTGAAAAAAGCGATTGGGGAGATCGGTTGTTTTGTTACCACGCAGGATTTGACGAATTTGTGGAAGAGATGCAGGAAGAAGATAAATATGACCTTATAATTTCCAATCCCCCGTTCTATTCTGAAGACTATAAAAGCGGAAATGAAAACCGTGATAAGGCACGTTTCGCTGATGCTCTTCCCCTAACTGAATTAATCGAAGGAGCTTCTCTGCTACTTTCAGAAAATGGTCATTTTGATATTATTATTCCATTTTCAGAGGAAAGCAATGGCCTTAATATTGGAAAAAACCATGGATTATTTCCTTCTAAGATCACCAGAGTAAAAGGCACAGAATCTGCTCCAATCAAAAGAAGCCTGATCAGTTTTAGTTTTGACGAAACTGAACCTAAAATCAAAGAACTCGTTTTAGAAATTTCGAGACATCATTATACTGAGGAATTTAAAGAACTGGTTAAAGATTTTTACTTAAAATTATAA
- a CDS encoding SRPBCC domain-containing protein, with the protein MKKVHYQIEINCPKEEVFQIMLDKEHYREWTAIFNPTSHYEGSWEEGSKILFLGETEKGEKAGMHSLIEKLEPNKFISIKHLGMLEKGKETSFGDDLYENYYLEDKGGSTLLKVEMDTEDDWMEDLENTWPKALQKLKEVCEDNC; encoded by the coding sequence ATGAAGAAAGTTCATTATCAAATAGAGATCAATTGCCCCAAAGAAGAGGTATTTCAAATTATGCTGGACAAAGAGCATTACCGGGAATGGACAGCTATATTCAACCCAACTTCACATTACGAAGGTTCCTGGGAAGAAGGCAGTAAGATTTTATTTCTAGGTGAAACTGAAAAAGGAGAAAAAGCCGGAATGCATAGCCTGATTGAAAAACTCGAACCTAATAAGTTTATAAGTATTAAGCATCTGGGCATGCTAGAGAAAGGCAAAGAAACTTCCTTTGGTGATGATCTTTACGAAAATTACTATTTAGAAGATAAAGGCGGCTCTACTTTATTAAAAGTAGAAATGGATACGGAAGACGACTGGATGGAAGATTTAGAAAATACCTGGCCTAAAGCACTTCAAAAATTAAAGGAAGTCTGCGAGGATAATTGCTAG
- a CDS encoding 2Fe-2S iron-sulfur cluster-binding protein → MSDIKITIIDREGEAHTIDAPTDMNMNLMEVIRSYELAPEGTIGICGGMAMCASCQCYMLNFEHMLPEMSIEEEDMLDQAFLVEDNSRLSCQIPITEGLDGLEVRIAPAAE, encoded by the coding sequence ATGTCAGACATTAAGATCACCATTATAGACCGCGAAGGGGAAGCTCATACCATAGATGCCCCTACAGATATGAATATGAATCTTATGGAAGTTATACGTTCTTATGAACTCGCTCCAGAAGGTACTATAGGTATTTGCGGCGGAATGGCGATGTGTGCTTCCTGCCAATGTTATATGTTGAATTTTGAGCATATGCTCCCTGAAATGAGTATTGAAGAAGAAGATATGTTAGACCAGGCTTTCCTGGTGGAGGATAACAGCAGACTTAGCTGCCAGATCCCAATTACCGAAGGGCTAGATGGCCTGGAGGTTAGGATTGCACCCGCTGCGGAATAG
- a CDS encoding DUF3124 domain-containing protein, whose product MKKGILLILLMGLIASCEDEKTISSYNPVNWETRSAEIPEIDSLVRGKSYLSVYSEIYSQTEHRTHNLTTTVSMRNINMSDTIYINKAEYFNTEGAPIRTYFDHPIYIAPLETVEIVVDETDIAGGTGANFVFEWAIKNAISEPLFEGVMISTSGQQGLSFTSQGVRIK is encoded by the coding sequence ATGAAAAAGGGAATTTTACTTATCCTTCTTATGGGACTTATCGCATCTTGCGAAGATGAAAAAACGATAAGCTCCTATAATCCTGTGAACTGGGAAACGAGAAGTGCGGAAATTCCTGAAATTGATTCTCTTGTAAGAGGCAAGTCTTATCTGTCTGTCTATTCAGAAATATATAGCCAGACAGAGCATAGAACTCATAATCTCACCACCACGGTAAGTATGAGAAACATCAATATGAGCGATACTATCTACATAAATAAAGCCGAATATTTTAATACTGAGGGAGCACCTATACGCACCTATTTTGATCACCCCATTTATATCGCGCCTTTAGAAACGGTTGAAATAGTGGTAGACGAAACAGATATTGCAGGAGGCACTGGCGCCAACTTTGTATTTGAATGGGCTATAAAAAACGCTATTTCTGAACCTTTATTTGAAGGAGTGATGATCTCTACTTCGGGACAACAAGGCTTGTCTTTTACTAGCCAGGGAGTTCGAATTAAATAA